tccttaagacccacctcttcaaagagcacctgtagaactcctctgtttgtatcctgggacactatcacccttcatgtaaatgtgctttattttgctcttatcagccccctattttactgcatttaatcctgtacttcagaatactgtaatctgccaagtttttaacctgtagtactttgtatttaatcacatcctgatgtaactatcactatttaatcatatcctgatgtaactatcactattacctgctgtattattgaattgtggtttgtcaaacttgtactttgcttgaacaaaagttattgtatttcttgctcttattgtattacttgtattgtaacgcttgaaatgtttttgcttacgattgtaagtcgccctggataagggcgtctgctaagaaataaataataataataataataattagcacagATGTGCAACAGTATTTGGTTTAAATTCACCTTTTGAAAAGCAGCCAGCGTCAGTACAGGTTGTACAAAACCCATGGTTCCGCACACAGTGCAGGTTCATTGGCTTGTATTTCATTCTGTCAGAGCCGAcgcatattgtttaaaaatataaaaaggtaTTCATAGGGAACAGCTATCAACTGTGGGAAATGGTCTGTGAGCACATCCAGAAACACAGCATTGTCTGagatattgaatatatatatatatatatatgtttcttttaaatcactgtgaatgtagaagccgttaggcgACTTTCACACggtttgattggctcttgtaatgctgaaatttgcatgtTTACCGATTAcccattgttttatatatatatatatatatatatatatatatatatatatatatatatatatatatatatatgtatttgtgtgtgtgtgtgtgttaactttTCAGGAGTCAGTCCAATGTTTGCAGAATGTGCTTGCATCCTGATATTAAGCTACCTTTACTGTCTGGTTTCTACAATTTTGAGGACTTTCTACAAGCTGGATACTGTACATTAGTTATTTTAGGTATCcttcaaagaaaaatgaaaataagaatGATCTTAtccttattattttaaaaaagctgaTATTCTGTGCCAGTGTTGCAGGTCCAAGGTACATggagtaatttgtttttttacatacttaAATATATTCTATGTTCAAAGGGAGTGTTTGGAGGTTGGCaggaaaaaaaactgcaaaaagcaATTGCATTTGCAGCTTAACACAAGGAAAGTAATAAAACTGTCTCTCTTTCATCCACCTACATTCTGATGATGTTTTTCAGTTCTGGTATAATTTTGATTTAGAAGCAACAGTAGACAAGGTTTCTCACACTCCTGGTATATTGAAAACCGTTTATTCAATCAGAATTTATTGCCTGCTGTTGACTGTTCTTTTATAACTGTTAAATACTGAGCGTATACTACATTTCTAGGGAAGATTGAAATACATAACTGGTGTGATGTTACAGGGCAGAATAAATTAACATGCCTAAGCTTTCTATTAATATTTAACATCGACTAAAAGAGAAAGGTATGACCCAGATATGGTTTTGTATTGTAGACTTCATAATTCTAGtagtgtttttttatgtaaaattacatcatgcttttattattattatttgtttatttagcagatgcctttatccaaggcgacttacagagactagggtgtgtgaactatgcatcagctgcagagtcacttacaactatgtctcacccgaaagacggagcataaggaggttaagtgacttgctcagggtcacacaatgagtcattggctgaggtgggatttgaacctgagacctcctagttacaagcccttttctttaaccactggaccacacagccgcactgtgatgagtcaaaggggtttcggtctgtaattcagcctcccgacagtagaaggtatcaaaccgactcgggacttcccttaccaagatctcgtgaccatgacgaaagtcatctttatgaggggcggcaccttggtgaggggcggaagtacgagtatgtaaattccagccactggagtcacgtgaggttcaaggacacctgtcagttggaattggtgttccactgactaccggggcggggctttgcatactaaagggaacgtgctactgtgtccggggttggtcccacgaagtgtaggcggaggaaaggctggagggagagaatcagtgccgggttcttgttgtttttatttttcacggtcggaagctttactcacgttgttctcttggttttgattctttttcttttgttttattcagcacatcACGAAGAGGACTAGGAAGCTTCcgatccttttgttttgtttctccagcacgccctccctcacatccttcttttgtttgtttttttttccgtgtaaatattaataaagaaaaactttttacacgtaaagtactgtctggaaattccattattactcacacgcctcacacgtggtgtcattgtgggagatggatccagctacagtcttggcaatgtttagggagcaggaggagaaACGAGAGGAGAGGGAGATACGGCGCCAGGAACAGCTCGCCCagttctttggacagctggtggagAAAATGTCGACACCAGCATCGGAAACAGCGGTTGCCCGGATGTTTGCAACACAACCGAAGTTACAAAAGATGACTCCAGAAGATGATCCCGAGGCTTTTCTGGTCACCTTTGAGAGAGTGGCAGAAGCAGCAGGGTGGCCCAAGGAACACTGGGCCATGAAACTGGCACCTTGCTTGACAGGGGAAGCTCAAGCAGCGTATAGGGCATTAATGGCCACAGAGGCAGCGGATTATGCCAAAGTAAAAGAAGCTATTCTCTCACGCCTCGGGATCACAGAAGAAACATACCGGCGCCGCTTCCGGGAATaccagctgtccgagggggtgcgGCCCCGGGTTGCGGGACAGTATCTCCTGGATCAATGCACCCGGTGGCTGCAACCAGAAGAACACACCCCCCAAGAACTGGTGCAGAAGATCGCGATAGAACAGTTCGCGTCTATTCTACCGCCAGGAAACCGGGAGTGGGTTAAACGGAATCAACCTACCACTCTCGAGAAAGCCATCATCCTGGCGGAGGCATATGAAGACGCAAACGAAGGCGCCGTCCCTGACCCCACTCCTGCCCCTAAGCCAACCCGGACCAACCAATCAATGAAGCCCAGAGGGGGTAACCAGACCTTTAGACCATGGAGGCCGAGGTTAGCCCCATCTTGGGCGAGAGGAAAACCCCCTAACCTGTCGGTCACTGACTCACAGGACAAACAAACTCCGTTGGTGCCTTCTACCCCAGTGTGTTACAGGTGTAATGAGCCCGGACATATTGCCAGGGATTGTCCGATGATGGAGGTGGACCTGGCAAAAAGATCCTGGTCAGCGGTAACAGGTAGGAACATTGGGGAATGTCGGGAGGGCCCTTATCAATTAAGAGTACAGGTCGGGGATAAGAGTTCTTACGCATTTGCGGACTCTGGGTGTGCACAGACATTGATTCGACAAGCTCTCTTGGAGGGGGTAACCTGGGAGCCACAGGGTaaagtggctatctcctgtatccatggagaaactCGGGTTTATCCCACCACTAAAGTTAAACTTACTGTTGATGGTTATTCAGCTTACGTTAAAGTGGCTGTAGCACAATGTTTGCCATACCCTGTTCTCCTGGGAAGAGACTGGCCGTTTTTTTATCGTATTTTAGGTCGGGAAATGGTCTTAGTTTCTACCAGGGGACAATCTAAGCAACGGGAGAAAACAATTGGCGAGATTTTCCCGTTGCAAACCGACCTGTTTAACCCTAAAATCCGccccagaaaaacaaaaagagagcgccgGGTGGAAAAATATGAGGGAACTCTGAGACGACAAGGGGAGGTGTCTGACTCAAAAGTAAACCAATCTCTGAAACGGCAGGGTAAGGGAGTAGGTGTTCAGTGTGACCGGGGCTGCGAGGTTACTGATGTGGAAGGTCAAATAATACAAGATACTCCTCTCAGTGTACCTAGCCATTGGGACCGAGATATTGACCTGGgatatgaacaacaaaatgatccCACGTTACAATACGCTTGGAAACGGGTTAGATATGTTGAGGGGAAGGATATGCAGGAAGGACAACCAGTGGTATTtccgcatttttctgtatctgggcacttattatatagaataacccgggctcccgggacgggacagctcgtaaaacagttattggttcctggGCCTTTTCAGTCGGAAGTCATGAGATTAGCGCATGACATTCCATTTTCAGGtcatttaggaactgaaaagacCCAGGAACGAATTCTGGCCCGGTTTTTTTGGCCAGGGGTTTACGGTCTTGTGCGGAAGTATGTATCTGAGTGTCCAGAATGTCAATTAGCTGCCCCGAAGTTAGTTCGCCCCgcacctctggtcccactgcccattaTTGGAGTACCGTTTGAGAGGATTGGTGTAGATTTAGTAGG
The sequence above is drawn from the Acipenser ruthenus chromosome 12, fAciRut3.2 maternal haplotype, whole genome shotgun sequence genome and encodes:
- the LOC131740093 gene encoding zinc finger and SCAN domain-containing protein 29-like — its product is MKLAPCLTGEAQAAYRALMATEAADYAKVKEAILSRLGITEETYRRRFREYQLSEGVRPRVAGQYLLDQCTRWLQPEEHTPQELVQKIAIEQFASILPPGNREWVKRNQPTTLEKAIILAEAYEDANEGAVPDPTPAPKPTRTNQSMKPRGGNQTFRPWRPRLAPSWARGKPPNLSVTDSQDKQTPLVPSTPVCYRCNEPGHIARDCPMMEVDLAKRSWSAVTAHHEED